The uncultured Methanomethylovorans sp. genome contains a region encoding:
- a CDS encoding protein translocase SEC61 complex subunit gamma, whose product MAGNNIDSSKLNATVDSVGSILRAHLRVLKLTKKPSREEFITIAKVAGLGILAIGMMGFLIYVAMVDIPKWV is encoded by the coding sequence TTGGCAGGGAATAATATAGATTCAAGCAAGTTAAATGCCACGGTGGACTCTGTGGGTTCTATTTTAAGAGCGCACCTAAGGGTTCTTAAACTGACAAAGAAGCCCTCAAGAGAAGAGTTCATAACTATTGCTAAAGTAGCAGGTCTTGGAATCCTTGCCATTGGCATGATGGGATTCCTGATTTATGTAGCAATGGTAGATATACCAAAGTGGGTGTGA
- a CDS encoding 50S ribosomal protein L1, whose translation MVNKATVEAVNKLLEESPQRKFMESVDLAINLKHLDMSQPKNRVDEEIILPHGLGKDLKVAVFAKGEVGLQAKEAGATYIFTEEDINGMKEDKARARAIANECDFFIAEVQYMPLIGKSLGVVLGPRGKMPIPLQPGKNVADVINSSKNSVRIRSKDKLTFHVAVGRRDMEVDKLADNIETVISRLEQSLEKGSQNIRSIHLTTTMGKSVKVM comes from the coding sequence ATGGTAAATAAAGCAACAGTAGAAGCTGTTAATAAATTATTAGAGGAATCGCCGCAACGCAAATTCATGGAAAGCGTTGATCTGGCAATCAACCTAAAACACCTCGATATGAGTCAGCCTAAAAACCGTGTTGACGAAGAGATAATACTTCCACATGGTCTCGGCAAGGACTTGAAAGTTGCTGTTTTTGCAAAAGGTGAGGTTGGTCTCCAGGCAAAAGAGGCCGGTGCTACATACATCTTCACTGAGGAAGATATCAACGGAATGAAAGAGGACAAGGCCCGTGCAAGAGCTATTGCCAACGAATGTGACTTTTTCATAGCCGAAGTGCAGTACATGCCACTCATTGGTAAGAGCCTCGGTGTAGTTTTAGGTCCCAGGGGAAAGATGCCAATACCACTTCAACCTGGCAAGAACGTAGCCGATGTAATCAACTCCTCAAAGAATTCCGTGCGTATCAGATCAAAGGATAAACTGACCTTCCACGTAGCAGTGGGGCGCAGGGATATGGAAGTTGATAAGCTTGCCGATAATATCGAAACGGTGATCTCCAGACTTGAACAGTCCCTTGAAAAAGGTAGCCAGAACATTAGGTCGATCCATTTGACGACCACAATGGGCAAGTCAGTGAAGGTGATGTAA
- a CDS encoding radical SAM protein: MAVKAFWQTRIKKRPLVLSHAINSRCNMKCNFCEYWKQNGPEMTLQEIIRLLDESKDFGIMIYNAWTAEPLLREDLPQILKHARELRITTFLITNGLLLEKRAEDLEDLDYLSVSVDGINSYKEIRGVDFKTKILPGIVKAKGLVRNPLLMNCVISGRNLDDIEELIQLAAELEVTIAFEPMYEFFGIQDDIWNNIRVRDTEKYRKTVNRIIEMKKEGYPIINSYTYLNMVKDMNTHFKCHASELILNVTADGTIEHCRVEREPLGNVKDGLEKVWKNSLEKRKQIPVNCHKCLFFGYVENSLLYDLNLEVMRHYKWM, translated from the coding sequence ATGGCAGTAAAAGCATTCTGGCAAACCAGAATAAAAAAACGCCCTCTTGTACTTTCCCATGCGATCAACTCCCGCTGCAATATGAAATGCAACTTCTGTGAATACTGGAAACAGAATGGACCTGAAATGACATTGCAGGAGATAATTAGACTGCTAGATGAGTCAAAGGACTTCGGGATAATGATATATAACGCATGGACCGCTGAGCCCTTGCTAAGAGAGGATCTGCCACAGATACTCAAACATGCCAGAGAACTGAGAATAACAACTTTCCTTATAACCAATGGCTTGCTGCTAGAAAAAAGAGCGGAGGACCTTGAAGACCTGGATTACCTTTCCGTATCTGTTGATGGTATAAACAGTTATAAAGAGATAAGAGGAGTGGACTTTAAAACAAAAATACTTCCAGGTATAGTCAAAGCAAAGGGGTTGGTGAGAAATCCATTGCTCATGAACTGTGTGATTAGTGGCCGGAACCTCGATGACATTGAAGAGCTTATCCAGCTGGCCGCCGAATTGGAAGTAACCATAGCTTTCGAACCGATGTACGAATTCTTCGGAATACAAGATGACATATGGAATAACATAAGGGTAAGAGATACTGAAAAATATCGCAAGACAGTTAACAGGATAATTGAAATGAAAAAAGAAGGTTATCCTATTATCAATTCATACACGTATCTGAATATGGTAAAGGACATGAATACTCATTTCAAATGCCATGCCAGTGAACTGATACTTAATGTGACAGCTGATGGCACCATAGAACACTGCAGAGTGGAGAGGGAACCACTAGGAAATGTAAAAGATGGACTGGAGAAAGTGTGGAAGAACAGCCTGGAAAAAAGGAAACAGATTCCTGTGAATTGTCATAAATGCCTCTTCTTTGGATATGTGGAGAACAGCCTCCTTTATGACCTCAACCTTGAAGTGATGAGACATTACAAGTGGATGTAA
- a CDS encoding aldehyde dehydrogenase family protein: MRSVNPATGETNGEYELYSTERVEDAIKRSRMAFKGWKETEVFNREYYLDNAAGVLRERAQELAQTITMEMGKPIRESLDEIEKCAKVFDYFSEQTEMLLSPEFVETEAKASGIVLEPLGTILSIMPWNAPFWQALRFAAPVLAGGNVILLKHASYVPKCALAIESIFKEAEFPEGVYQTLLIDGATAYSLIPRNEINAVSFTGGRQVGEKVAAAAGGSIKKCILELGGSDPFIVLDDADVKIAAKEGAKSRFQNAGQRCTAAKRFIVDATIAEEFTSRFLEHVHDLKIGDPLNPNNDMGPLVNTEQADFVQNQVDRTLKAGADVLLEGGKQEGKGSFFYPVVLGNITEGAPVLTEETFGPVAPIVTFRNEDDAIKLANSTEFGLGASIWSKDRERAIRFSKEIEAGLIAINNGVCSDSRLPLGGFKKSGFGRELHRIGMYEFLGAKSMKVF; encoded by the coding sequence ATGAGGTCTGTTAATCCTGCTACAGGAGAAACGAATGGGGAATATGAATTATATTCAACAGAAAGGGTCGAAGATGCCATAAAAAGATCAAGGATGGCCTTTAAAGGATGGAAGGAAACTGAGGTTTTTAACCGTGAATACTACCTTGACAATGCAGCAGGAGTGCTCCGGGAAAGGGCACAGGAACTCGCACAGACAATCACGATGGAAATGGGTAAACCCATCAGAGAATCCCTGGATGAAATAGAAAAATGTGCAAAGGTATTTGATTACTTTTCAGAGCAGACCGAGATGCTCCTATCTCCGGAATTTGTGGAAACCGAAGCAAAAGCCTCTGGAATCGTGCTTGAACCTCTGGGAACAATTCTCAGTATTATGCCCTGGAATGCTCCTTTCTGGCAGGCGTTACGTTTTGCTGCTCCTGTACTGGCCGGTGGTAATGTAATATTGCTCAAGCATGCAAGTTATGTGCCAAAGTGTGCACTGGCAATTGAAAGTATATTTAAAGAGGCAGAGTTTCCCGAAGGTGTATACCAGACCCTGTTGATAGATGGAGCCACTGCATATTCCCTAATACCCAGAAATGAGATCAATGCCGTATCTTTTACAGGGGGTAGGCAGGTGGGGGAGAAAGTGGCTGCTGCTGCTGGTGGCAGTATAAAGAAGTGTATACTGGAACTGGGTGGCAGCGATCCATTCATTGTGCTGGATGATGCAGATGTAAAAATAGCTGCAAAAGAAGGAGCAAAAAGCAGATTCCAGAATGCAGGGCAGAGATGTACAGCAGCCAAGAGGTTCATTGTGGATGCAACTATTGCCGAAGAATTTACTTCAAGGTTCCTGGAACATGTCCACGACCTGAAAATAGGCGATCCTCTTAACCCAAACAACGATATGGGACCTCTGGTAAACACAGAACAAGCGGATTTTGTGCAGAATCAGGTGGATAGGACACTTAAAGCCGGGGCAGATGTGCTGCTAGAGGGTGGAAAACAAGAAGGTAAAGGCAGTTTCTTTTATCCGGTGGTACTTGGAAACATAACTGAAGGTGCACCCGTACTTACCGAGGAGACATTCGGACCAGTTGCACCTATAGTAACATTCAGGAACGAAGATGATGCTATAAAACTAGCCAATAGCACGGAATTCGGTCTGGGCGCAAGTATATGGAGTAAGGACCGTGAACGAGCAATAAGATTTTCAAAGGAGATCGAAGCCGGACTCATAGCTATAAACAATGGTGTGTGTTCTGACTCCCGTTTGCCGCTTGGAGGTTTCAAAAAAAGCGGATTTGGCAGGGAGTTGCACAGGATTGGAATGTATGAGTTCTTAGGAGCAAAATCAATGAAGGTGTTCTGA
- a CDS encoding acetolactate synthase large subunit, producing MKGSDLLVKCLEKEGVEYIFGIPGEETLDLTDSLSRSKIKFIVTRHEQSAAFMADVYGRLTHKPGVCLATLGPGATNLITGVADAHLDRAPLVAITGQAGLEKTHKEAHQYLNIVEAFREFTKWNSSVTRADFIPEIVSKAFDIARDRPGATHIELPEDIAAEQTNKVPLVKKPYSHICMPDEDELKRSAMLIESATMPVILAGNGVIREDASEELRNFVKSTGIPIVTTFMGKGSFPADDEHYLGSMGIKDHDHIMCGFERADLVICIGFDQIEYSPRFWNPDGSKKIIQIHSVHHDIDEKFIPDLSLLGNIRTSLKHLIRFCKKREIPEYFSKVRENMEKDLLEFKDDMAFPMKPQKIIYDIRQTLDREDILISDVGAHKLWIGRLYPAYEPNTVQISNGLASMGFALPGAIAAKVLKPERKVVAVAGDGGFLMNVQELETAVRVGCDIVIVIFDDSKFGLIEWHEKKKFNSSFGIDFFNPDFVKLAESFGARGIRIEKAEDFKPQLEYAINTGGVWLMDVKVDYSENMRLTKKLRNNFCVI from the coding sequence ATGAAAGGTAGTGACCTTCTGGTAAAATGTCTTGAAAAAGAGGGAGTAGAATATATTTTTGGCATTCCGGGTGAGGAGACCCTGGACTTGACCGATTCTCTTTCCAGATCAAAAATAAAGTTCATAGTGACACGACATGAGCAATCCGCAGCCTTTATGGCTGATGTCTATGGCAGGCTCACACACAAACCGGGTGTGTGCCTTGCAACCCTGGGTCCTGGTGCAACAAATCTCATAACTGGTGTCGCTGACGCACACCTTGACAGGGCACCCTTGGTAGCTATTACCGGACAGGCCGGACTTGAAAAGACCCACAAAGAAGCCCATCAGTACCTGAACATAGTGGAAGCTTTCCGAGAGTTCACCAAATGGAACTCCAGCGTAACAAGAGCAGATTTCATACCAGAAATTGTTAGTAAAGCTTTTGATATAGCTAGGGATAGACCAGGTGCAACACATATCGAACTTCCTGAAGACATTGCTGCAGAGCAAACAAACAAAGTACCACTTGTAAAAAAACCATATTCTCACATATGTATGCCTGATGAAGATGAGCTGAAGCGTTCAGCTATGCTCATTGAATCTGCTACAATGCCTGTGATTTTAGCAGGAAATGGCGTTATAAGAGAAGATGCATCTGAAGAATTGCGCAATTTCGTAAAAAGCACCGGGATCCCGATAGTTACAACTTTTATGGGCAAAGGCTCTTTCCCTGCAGATGATGAACATTATCTGGGATCTATGGGTATTAAAGACCATGACCATATCATGTGTGGTTTTGAAAGAGCTGATCTTGTCATCTGCATAGGATTCGACCAAATAGAATACAGCCCAAGGTTCTGGAATCCAGATGGCTCCAAGAAAATAATCCAGATCCACTCTGTACATCACGATATAGATGAAAAATTCATCCCTGACCTATCACTCTTGGGAAATATCCGCACTTCTCTGAAACACCTGATACGTTTCTGTAAGAAAAGAGAAATACCTGAATACTTCTCTAAAGTGAGGGAGAACATGGAGAAGGACCTCCTTGAATTTAAGGATGACATGGCGTTTCCCATGAAACCCCAGAAGATTATATATGATATCAGACAGACCCTGGATAGGGAAGACATTCTCATCAGCGATGTGGGTGCTCATAAACTGTGGATAGGGCGTCTTTATCCAGCTTATGAACCCAATACAGTGCAAATATCCAACGGTCTAGCATCCATGGGGTTTGCACTTCCCGGAGCTATTGCAGCAAAAGTCCTGAAACCAGAAAGGAAAGTAGTGGCTGTAGCAGGGGATGGGGGGTTCCTTATGAACGTACAAGAACTTGAAACCGCAGTACGTGTTGGATGCGATATAGTGATAGTTATATTCGATGATTCCAAGTTCGGACTCATAGAATGGCATGAAAAGAAAAAATTCAATTCCAGCTTTGGAATAGACTTCTTTAACCCCGACTTTGTCAAACTCGCTGAGAGCTTTGGCGCTAGAGGAATAAGAATAGAAAAAGCAGAAGACTTCAAGCCACAACTTGAATATGCGATAAATACAGGCGGAGTGTGGCTTATGGATGTTAAAGTTGATTATTCTGAAAATATGAGGCTCACGAAGAAGCTGCGCAACAACTTCTGTGTGATCTGA
- the rpl12p gene encoding 50S ribosomal protein P1, with protein MEYIYAALLLHKAGKEITEDAITAVLQAAGTAVNESRVKALIAALEDVDIEEAMATAAVAAAPVAAAPAAAAAAPAAEAAKEEESKEEAEESGMAGLGALFG; from the coding sequence ATGGAATACATATACGCAGCACTTTTACTGCACAAAGCTGGTAAAGAGATTACAGAAGATGCAATAACTGCCGTTCTTCAGGCAGCTGGTACCGCAGTCAACGAATCACGTGTAAAGGCACTCATTGCAGCCCTTGAAGACGTGGACATCGAAGAAGCAATGGCAACTGCAGCAGTTGCAGCAGCCCCTGTTGCAGCAGCTCCAGCAGCAGCAGCAGCAGCTCCAGCCGCTGAGGCAGCAAAGGAAGAAGAATCCAAGGAAGAAGCAGAAGAAAGCGGAATGGCCGGTCTCGGTGCACTCTTTGGATAA
- a CDS encoding 50S ribosomal protein L10, with product MMEIDHHSSHIPKWKAKEVEEIKELIKSYHLFGIAGIEGIPAKQLQTMRRELQGTAYIKVARNTLIRRALEDLGQDVKDMGEYIDVQTALVFSNQNPFRLYKLLEKSKTPSPIRSGAIAPKDIVVEARPTSFPPGPILGDLQRAGIPAAIDGGKVVVKETKTVLKEGEKVSQLLAAMLNRLEIYPIVVGLDLRAVLEEGSIFRPDVLAVDDTQYFNDIALAAKQAFNLSVYAAYPTADNITTLIAKASTESKNLGINAAVFEPELMGALMGKAQSQMLAVAAAASTKNEEAVDDELKQALGAAAAAAVSTTTEAQGNEAVEAKEEKEEESSEEDGMAGLGALFG from the coding sequence ATAATGGAGATAGACCATCACTCATCACACATACCAAAATGGAAGGCCAAGGAAGTTGAGGAGATTAAAGAGCTCATCAAGTCCTACCACCTATTTGGTATAGCAGGCATTGAAGGCATTCCTGCAAAGCAACTCCAGACAATGAGGAGAGAGCTGCAGGGGACTGCATACATCAAAGTGGCCAGGAATACACTTATAAGAAGGGCACTTGAGGATTTAGGCCAGGATGTAAAGGATATGGGAGAATATATTGATGTCCAAACGGCATTAGTATTTTCTAATCAGAATCCATTTAGGTTATATAAACTCCTCGAAAAGAGCAAGACGCCTTCACCAATCAGATCAGGTGCTATAGCCCCCAAGGATATAGTAGTAGAAGCAAGGCCAACAAGTTTTCCACCTGGACCTATTCTGGGTGACCTGCAGCGTGCAGGTATACCAGCAGCAATTGATGGAGGTAAGGTCGTTGTAAAAGAAACAAAGACCGTACTGAAAGAGGGAGAAAAAGTCTCACAATTGCTTGCAGCCATGCTTAACAGGCTTGAGATATACCCAATAGTAGTAGGCTTGGACTTGAGAGCAGTTCTGGAAGAAGGATCCATTTTCCGTCCAGATGTACTAGCTGTGGATGATACACAATACTTCAACGATATAGCTCTGGCCGCAAAGCAGGCATTCAACCTGTCAGTATACGCAGCATATCCAACTGCAGACAACATAACCACGCTTATCGCAAAAGCTTCAACAGAATCCAAGAACCTCGGTATCAACGCCGCTGTGTTCGAACCGGAACTGATGGGCGCATTGATGGGCAAGGCTCAGTCACAGATGCTGGCCGTAGCTGCTGCAGCCTCAACTAAAAATGAGGAAGCAGTAGATGATGAGCTTAAGCAGGCCCTTGGTGCCGCAGCTGCAGCAGCAGTAAGCACAACCACCGAAGCACAGGGCAATGAAGCCGTTGAGGCAAAGGAAGAGAAGGAAGAAGAGAGTTCAGAAGAGGACGGAATGGCCGGTCTTGGAGCACTCTTTGGATAA
- a CDS encoding DUF4405 domain-containing protein, whose translation MNRTLINYIVDVPLMVLTVLEGLSGIILQFGSRNASYLGMSMFSWKHIHLVAGLPMVVLFIIHLALHWRWVVCVTKKNFGLNKNNAAQTCSVE comes from the coding sequence ATGAACAGAACATTGATTAATTATATTGTAGATGTACCATTAATGGTCCTAACAGTCCTTGAAGGACTTTCGGGCATCATTCTCCAGTTTGGATCAAGAAATGCCTCCTACTTGGGTATGAGTATGTTTAGCTGGAAGCATATCCACTTAGTAGCTGGACTGCCGATGGTGGTATTATTCATCATTCATCTTGCATTACATTGGAGATGGGTAGTCTGTGTAACAAAGAAAAACTTTGGACTTAATAAGAATAATGCAGCACAAACATGCTCTGTAGAGTGA
- the ftsZ gene encoding cell division protein FtsZ, which translates to MRSIVEEALARAEEEGRLHTRVPEPNDINAELEEMLRDLRTVIKVVGCGGGGSNSTQRMANEGIKGAELVAINTDAQHLLRVNADKKILIGKKKTRGLGAGSLPQVGEEAAMESVDEIRAFVDGSDMVFITAGLGGGTGTGSAPVVAEAARDAGALTIAVVTLPFGVEGHVRRMNAEAGLERLREVADTVIVVPNDKLLEVVPRLPLQAAFKVSDEVLMRAVKGITELITKPGLVNLDFADVRTVMQNGGVAMIGLGEAEGEMKAVEAVQKALRSPLLDVDISGATSALVNVVGGPDMTIAEAESVVQEVYSRIDPDARIIWGAQVDEELENTVRVMLVVTGVKSPQIYGHGGARNVTRKYGIDFVK; encoded by the coding sequence ATGAGATCCATAGTAGAAGAGGCGCTTGCAAGGGCCGAAGAGGAAGGACGCCTCCATACACGTGTGCCAGAACCGAATGATATCAATGCAGAGCTTGAGGAGATGCTTCGAGATCTGAGAACTGTGATTAAGGTAGTAGGCTGTGGCGGAGGAGGGTCAAACAGTACCCAGAGAATGGCCAATGAGGGAATAAAAGGAGCGGAATTAGTTGCTATAAACACTGATGCTCAGCACCTTCTTAGAGTCAATGCAGATAAGAAGATATTGATAGGAAAGAAAAAGACAAGAGGTCTTGGTGCTGGTAGCCTCCCCCAGGTTGGAGAAGAGGCAGCCATGGAAAGTGTTGATGAGATAAGGGCTTTTGTAGATGGCAGCGACATGGTGTTCATCACAGCAGGTCTTGGAGGCGGTACTGGCACTGGTTCTGCTCCAGTAGTTGCAGAAGCTGCCAGGGACGCAGGAGCACTTACAATTGCAGTAGTTACGCTTCCTTTTGGAGTTGAAGGGCATGTAAGGCGGATGAACGCCGAAGCCGGCCTTGAAAGACTTAGAGAAGTTGCTGACACAGTGATAGTAGTACCAAATGACAAACTTCTGGAGGTCGTGCCCAGACTTCCACTGCAGGCCGCATTTAAAGTATCTGACGAAGTTTTGATGAGAGCAGTAAAGGGAATTACCGAACTGATCACAAAACCAGGACTTGTTAACCTTGACTTTGCCGATGTAAGAACCGTTATGCAGAATGGTGGCGTTGCAATGATCGGCCTTGGCGAGGCAGAAGGAGAAATGAAAGCTGTCGAAGCGGTTCAAAAAGCATTGAGAAGCCCATTGCTAGACGTCGACATATCCGGCGCTACATCAGCTCTCGTGAACGTTGTGGGCGGGCCTGACATGACCATTGCAGAAGCTGAAAGCGTGGTTCAAGAAGTATATAGCCGCATAGACCCCGATGCAAGGATCATTTGGGGTGCTCAGGTAGACGAAGAGTTAGAAAACACTGTGAGAGTAATGCTTGTGGTCACTGGTGTAAAATCGCCTCAGATTTACGGCCATGGCGGCGCCAGAAATGTTACACGCAAGTATGGAATTGATTTTGTAAAATGA
- a CDS encoding transposase, whose product MEFRELSDDQWKFIKPHLPPQPITGRKRADDRKVINGILFVLITGCRWGDMPAIYGSQATAWRRLKRWSEEGIWNEIMESLRDSAYQKSKFSLDTVCIDSSFIETKKGERTPRTTVTKKGKV is encoded by the coding sequence ATGGAATTCAGAGAACTCTCTGATGATCAATGGAAGTTTATAAAGCCACACTTGCCACCACAACCAATTACCGGAAGAAAGAGAGCTGATGACCGTAAGGTCATCAATGGTATTCTCTTTGTTCTGATAACAGGTTGCAGATGGGGAGATATGCCAGCTATTTATGGTTCCCAGGCAACTGCCTGGAGAAGGCTGAAAAGGTGGTCAGAGGAAGGTATATGGAACGAGATAATGGAATCCCTTCGGGATTCCGCTTACCAGAAAAGTAAGTTCTCATTGGATACAGTGTGTATCGACAGCAGTTTCATCGAAACTAAAAAAGGGGAGAGGACTCCTCGTACAACGGTCACAAAAAAAGGAAAGGTATAA
- a CDS encoding 50S ribosomal protein L11: MANVVEALVSGGKANPGPPLGPALGPLGINIKAVIDKINEKTKDYNGMQVPVKVIVADDKSFEIEVGTPPTAALIKKELGIEKGSGEPKTTKVGDLKIDQAMKIARMKRDVMLAYSMKAAVKEVLGVCVTLGVTAEGMDPRECQKAIDDGKYDDVLAVEA; the protein is encoded by the coding sequence ATGGCAAATGTTGTAGAAGCACTGGTCTCTGGAGGAAAAGCAAATCCCGGACCGCCTCTTGGCCCGGCCCTTGGACCTCTCGGGATCAATATAAAGGCAGTTATAGACAAGATCAACGAGAAGACGAAAGATTATAACGGCATGCAGGTACCTGTCAAAGTGATAGTTGCCGATGACAAGAGCTTTGAGATTGAAGTTGGTACACCACCAACTGCTGCGTTGATCAAGAAAGAACTGGGAATCGAAAAAGGATCCGGCGAACCAAAGACTACAAAGGTTGGAGACCTGAAGATCGACCAGGCTATGAAAATAGCACGCATGAAGAGGGACGTAATGCTGGCATATTCCATGAAAGCTGCAGTAAAGGAAGTGCTAGGAGTATGCGTAACTCTGGGCGTTACAGCAGAAGGAATGGATCCAAGAGAATGCCAGAAAGCCATCGACGACGGAAAGTACGATGATGTGCTTGCCGTAGAAGCTTGA
- a CDS encoding transcription elongation factor Spt5, which produces MAEASVVFVVKTTANQERSVANMIAMVARKEHLDIRAILAPDELKGYVLVESTSSGIVEQTIQTVPHARAVIKGQSSIEEISHFLTPKPTVTGITEGAIIEITSGPFKGERARVKRVDEGHEEITVELFDAVVPIPITIRGDTVRVLRKEEES; this is translated from the coding sequence ATGGCTGAAGCTTCTGTTGTATTCGTGGTGAAAACAACTGCTAACCAGGAACGTTCTGTAGCAAACATGATAGCAATGGTAGCAAGGAAAGAGCACTTGGACATTCGTGCCATCCTAGCCCCAGATGAGCTGAAGGGATATGTACTAGTGGAAAGCACATCATCCGGCATAGTAGAACAGACAATCCAAACAGTTCCGCATGCACGTGCGGTGATTAAGGGACAATCTAGCATAGAAGAGATATCTCATTTCCTTACACCAAAACCCACAGTAACTGGCATAACAGAAGGCGCAATAATAGAGATCACATCCGGGCCCTTCAAAGGAGAAAGAGCACGTGTCAAGCGGGTTGATGAAGGGCACGAGGAGATCACAGTTGAACTGTTCGATGCTGTAGTACCGATACCTATAACTATACGTGGTGACACTGTAAGGGTCCTCAGGAAAGAGGAAGAGTCCTGA
- a CDS encoding transposase, whose product MKIHACVSCEGFPLIIQISSGKEHDRQHFIEVMEDIKVKTDGRPRTRPLEVLADAAYDDTEIRQYLRSRAIKSNIPINTRNSKRKKRGRPTRFDEETYHYRGTIERFFAWLKMGFRKLASRYERLNVVFKGLLDIACFLLCWKKV is encoded by the coding sequence ATAAAGATTCATGCATGTGTAAGTTGTGAAGGTTTTCCACTTATAATCCAAATATCTTCTGGAAAAGAGCACGATAGACAGCACTTCATTGAAGTTATGGAGGATATTAAGGTTAAGACCGATGGAAGACCAAGGACAAGACCTCTTGAAGTTCTGGCAGACGCTGCGTACGACGATACAGAAATCAGGCAGTACTTAAGGTCCAGAGCTATCAAAAGCAACATACCGATCAATACAAGGAACAGTAAAAGAAAGAAAAGAGGAAGACCTACTCGATTTGATGAAGAAACATATCATTACAGAGGAACTATAGAACGATTCTTTGCATGGTTGAAGATGGGATTTAGAAAATTAGCAAGTAGATATGAACGTCTTAATGTGGTTTTCAAAGGATTGTTAGATATTGCATGTTTCCTGTTGTGTTGGAAAAAGGTGTGA